Part of the Pseudomonas sp. ADAK13 genome is shown below.
CTTTTCAGCCTTGCTTTCAGACTTGCGCAGGGCCTTGAGCTGGTCCTTGTCGAGCAAGGTCTGCTCCAGGCGCTCACGCAGGCCCTTGTAGAAGTCATTGAGTTTGCTGACCTGCAACTGGCCGGCGGATTTGCGACGCCCCTTGCTGCGCAGGGCGGCAAAACTGGCGAGGACCACCAGAATGGCGACCACCAGGGTGACGGTTTTAGCTAGAAAACTTGCGTACTCGGCAAGAAACTCCATAAGACACCTGTGAGGCTTGAAAGGCGCAGTCTACGGGGATTGTCGTCGTGATGTCTAACACTGTCGAACGCAACAAACTCCTACAAAAATAACCAATTTTTCCTACTTGCGTAGTTCGATTCCCACAACATTTTCAGACTCCACGTCCAGCATTTACAGGGGAAAACCGCCTTAAACTCCGCGTTTATCAGACCCTGTAGAAGCAACGCTCATGTATAGCAGGCATTGCAACATTCCGTACCAGATCCGTACGTCGTGGATGCTCACGGCCCTGGCGATCGTACTGATTGCCCCCACGCCCACCCTGGCTGCCGACCCTCGTGCCCAGGAGCTTGAGCGGCGAACCCGGGAACAGCTGGAACTGGAGCAACGCTTGCGCCTGCTGGAGCGCTCCGGCCCCTTGTCACCCCAGGCTGCGCCGGGGCCGCCGCCACCGCTCCCCGTCGAGCCCTGCTGGCAGGTCCGGGGGCTCAGGCTGCAAGGCAACACCTTGATCAGCCTGGCGCAGATCAATGCACGCCTTCAGCCGCTGATGAGCGACTGCATGAGCGTCACCCGCATCAACCAATTGCTAACGGCCCTGACCGCGCTGTATGCCGACGCCGGCTTCATCGCCAGCCGGCCTTACCTGGCGCAACGGCCACAGGACGGCCAGAGTCTGGACGTCATCATCGAGGAAGGTTTTGTCGAAAGCATCGAGCTTGCGGCCCCCGACCTGCCCATCTCGCTGCGTGGCGCGTTCCCCGGGATGCTCGGCAAACCGTTGCAACTGCGGGAACTGGAACAGGGCCTCGACCAACTCAACCGCCTGCGCTCCCTGGACCTCACCGCCGACGTGGCCCCCGGCAGCTTGCCCGGCGGCTCACGGCTGCTGATTCGCCCACGTACCAGTGCCGCGCCGATCGGCGCCGTGGTGAGCTACAACAACCGTGGCACCGAATACATCGGACGCAACAACGGCGCGCTGACCCTGACCTACGACAGCCCCTTGGGGTTGAACGATTTTGTCGCCCTGAGCACCAGCACCACCCTGGACCAGACGTCCGCCTACAGCCGCAGCCAAAGCCTGTACTACAACATTCCCTACGGCTTCTGGACCCTGGCCCTGAGCGCCGGCCACTCCCAATACCGCTACCCGGTCGAGCTGCCGAGCCAGACCGTCCGCGCGAACGGCCAGACCCGCCAATACAGCCTCAGCCTCAACCGCCTGCTCTGGCGCGACCAGGGCACGCTGCTCAACGGCATGCTGCGCCTGAGTTCAAAGCGTTCACAGAGCTACTTTGCCGATCAATACCTGGCCATCCAAAGCCCGAGCCTGACAGTCGCCGAGGCCAGCCTCAGCCTGCTGAAAATCAGTGACGGCCTCTGGAATAGCACGTTCAGCTACGCCCAGGGCCTGGACTGGCTGGGAGCCGACCGCGACGAGGAACGGCTGTCACCCGCGCTGCCCCGCGCGCAGTTTCGCAAGTACCGCGCCGACGTGAGCTACTGGCGCCAGGGCCGCGATGGCCAATGGAGCTGGAACAGCCAACTGGCGCTGCAATACAGCCCCGACCCACTGCCCAGCCTGGAACAGATGCTGCTGACTGATGACTACGCGGTACGCGGCTTTCGTCAGGACCTGGTACAGGCCGCCAATGGCGCGGTGTGGCGCAACACCCTCAGCCTGCCCCGCCGCCTCGGCACGCAATGGACCCTCAGCCCGCGTGTGGGGCTGGACGTGGGTTGGAGCAAGCAAGTGACGGGTGCCGAAGGCCAGCGGCTGGCCGGGGCCAATATCGGCGTCGGCTTGAGCACCCGCGACTGGCAACTGGACCTGGACTACCAGCGCAGGCTCTACGGCCCGCCCCCTTCGAGCCACGAGCCGGGCTTCTGGCGGCTGGAGTTGAGCCTGCAAATCTGAGTTCGCAAGGCGGGTGTTCTGGAGGAATACCCGAGGAGGCTTCACCCGTGCTCGCAAGGAGCATCAGGACGGTGCACGCACCCCATAACAACAATCAAAAAAGGTTTCGTCATGAAAACAATTACCCACGCGCCACCGGCCGCTCTCAAACCCTGCCAGACCTTGCGCTGGATGGTCTGCGGCCTGGTATTTGTCCACTACATACAACCCGCCATGGCCGCCAGCGGGGCAACAGTGACGGTGACCATGGCCGCGTCCACCCCGCAGGCCCCGATCCCGGCTCCCGGCGGCGCCACAGTCTCCACCCAACAAGGGGTGCCGGTGGTCAACATTGTTGCCCCCAACGCGACGGGGCTTTCCCACAACCAGTTCCTGAACTACGACGTCGAGCGCCAGGGGCTGGTGCTGAACAATTCAACGGCGGCAGGCCAGTCGCAATTGGCCGGGCAACTGGGTGCCAACCCGCAGTTCAATGGCCGTGACGCCAGCCTGATTCTCAACGAAGTGATCAGTCGCAACGCCTCCCGCATCAACGGCCCCCAGGAGATCTTCGGCCGGGCGGCCGACTATGTGCTGGCCAACCCCAACGGCATCAACGTCAACGGCGCGAGCTTTATCAATACGCCGCGAGCCGCCTTCGTGGTGGGCAGCCCGGAGTTCGAGGACGGGCGCCTTGCGCGCCTCACAACCTTTGACGCGCGCAACGAGCTGATTGTGGGTGACCGCGGGCTGAGCAACATGGCAGGCGCCATAGACCTGATTGCACCGCGTATCGACGTCAACGGCAGCATCGATGCACGGAGCGACCTGAATGTCATCATGGGTTTCAACCAGGTGGCGTATGAGGATCGCAGGATCGAACAGGTACGCCAGCCGGCCAGGCCGCCCGTCGACGCGCAACTGTTCGGCGCGATGCAGGCCGGACGGATCAATATCATCAGCACCGCCGACGGCGCCGGGGTCAAGGTTGCCGCGCCGCTGCTGGCCATGGCAGACCTGACGGTGGCCTCGGCCGGCAACCTGGAAATAACCGGCAGCATTCGGCCAGACTCGCTCAACGCCAACCGTACCCTGTTGAACAGCGACACCGGCGATGTGCAGTTGCAGGCCAAGGACGACCTGGTGCTCACCGCCACCGACGTCAGCGCACGCACCATCGACGCCAGCGCCGGGGGTGACCTGCGGCTCGACGCCCTGACCAGTTCGCGTAAAACCGAGCAGCGGGAAAACTGGAACAAAAAATTCCTGTTCATTACCACCGAGACCTACGACAAAAAAACCACCGACACCCGCACCCAGCAGCACGGCAGCAACCTCACGGCCACTGCCGACCTGAGCCTCAAGGCCGGCAAAAATATCGAGCTCAAGGCCTCCACCGCCAGCGCCGGCGCAACCCTTCAGGCCGAGGCCGGCAAGGACCTGCGCCTGAGTGCACTGAACGACGCGAAGGAAACCCGCGAAACCCTCAACCACCGCAAAAACCTCTGGCGCGGCGACTACGATAAAACCGAAAAAATAGAAACCGCCCGCAGCAGCAGCCTCACCAGCGGCGGCGCGATGCAGTTGAGCAGCCAGCAGGACCTGCAAGTACTCGGCAGCGAGGTAGTGAGCCAGGGCGACCTGACCATCGACGCCGGGGGCAAGGTTGACATCGGCACCACCCGGGTCGTCCAGGAGAGCTGGCAAAAAGACTACGAAGGCGACTTGCTCTCCGGCAGTTTTTTCGGCGAGAACCTGAAGGACGAACGCAACGAAGACCTGGTGGTCGGCAGCCTGGTGGAGGCCAACGGCACCTTGCGGCTGCGCTCGGAAAACGTTGCCATCAGTGGCAGCCAGGTCGTGGGAGAGAAAGATGCGTTGCTGGTCAGCACAAGCGGCGCCCTGAGCATCGACGGCGCGCAAAACCGGGTGACGTCGGACAAGTCCGTCACCGACAGCAAACTGTTTGGCCTGCTCAAGGACCAGACCCGCGAGCGCAAGAACACCGCCACTCAGGTCCGCAGCCAGGTGCAGTCGCGCAGCAATCTGCGCCTGCAAAGCGCCAGCGACTTGAACGTGGTGGGCTCCGACGTGTCGGCACAAGGCCGGCTCGAACTGCAAGCCGAGGCCGACATCAACCTGCTGGCAGGCAAAAACACCGCCCAAACCCTCACTGAGACCGACCAGCACGGGTTCTCTGCCTCCGCCGGTGAAACCAAAGAAGCCGGGCCCGGGATCAAGGGGTCGGAGCAATACCAGGCCGGGATCAACTACAACCAGAAACAAACCATCACCACCGAGGACACCCTCACCCACGAGGGCAGTCAACTCACCGGCGCCAGCGTGGACATCAACGCCGGCAATAATCTGCTGGTCAAGGGCTCCGACATAACGGCCACCGACGGCGATTTGAACCTGGCGGCCCCCTCCATAGAACTGCTCAGCGAGGCGGATAAAAGCCTACTGGCCGTCGAGGAAAACAGCCTCAGCCTTGGCCAGTTCTATACCGGCGGCATGGACCGCGCCGGCGGCGGCTGGCAGGTCGACAAGGACAAGGACGTGACGACCACGGACACCTCCACGGTTCAATCAAGCCAGTTGAGCGCTGCGGGAAATATCAATGTAATCGCCGGTGAGGGCCAGGGCCAACTCATCACCGAGGCCGCCAAGGTCAAGGCGGGCGGCGAGTTGAATGTCAGCGCGGGCACCCTGGAAAATCGTGCGGTGTACGACAGCGTTGCCGAGACCCGGGAGGTCGACCACTGGAGTGTCAGCGTCGGCGCCAACATCGAATACAAGGACGTGACCCGGCCGATCAAAAAAGTCGTCGACGGGATCGACCAGACCAAGGTCTACCAACCTTCGGTGCTGGATGCGCTGGACCCGCCCAACGCCGGTATCGACCTGGCCGTCAACGTGCTGGACAGCCGCGCCGAGTCGGGTTCCACCACGGCGGTGGTCAGTGAGTTCGAAGGCGCCTCGGTCAACGTTCAGGTCGACGGCGCGCTGACCGACACCGGCACGCGCTATGTGGCCACCGACGGCACGCTGGCGATCACTGCCGGGAGCCATGGGTTTGCAGCCGCTGAAAACACCACGTTCAGCCGGGACAAGGGCACCGATGTCGACACCGCCTTGCGGGTCTATACCACCACCGGCAGCGACATCAACGCGCGGGTCCTCGGCTCGGGCGGCAGCTTCGACTTGCGCCAGGCCACCGGCACCGCGGTACCCGGCAGCCTGGAGGGCAAATACGGGATCCAGGTGCAACTGGGTACGGATGGTCGGTATGAGGGCACCCGGTTTGATGCAGGCCAGGGTGACCTGAAAATCCGCACGCCGGGATCTCTGAGCTTCACCGAGGCCCGCGACTGGCAAACCAGCGATGAAACAACCCTGGGCGGGTTTGGCTGGGTGGAGGCCGGCACCAGCCCCAACACCCTGAAAAAAGCCAACGCAGGCGGCCAGCTCGACAAAGCATGGCTGGTCGTGGAAGACACCCAGGGCCGTGGCGCCAGCCTGTTCGCCGAAGGCCTGACCGAGATTGTCGCGGGGCAGGACCTTACGTTGCATGGCGCGCAAATCGGCAGCGCTGAACGCAACAACGGCGATGTGCGGCTCAAGGCCGGCGGTGACGTGGAGTTGCTGGCAGGTGTCGACACCTATTCGGCCGCCGGTGGCAACCTCGGCGGCGGTGCGCGGGCGAGCGTCAAGGCCACCCAAAGCGACACCGCCAGCGGAACGAGCGGCGGGTTCGGCCTACAGGGCGGCGTGGGCAGCATTGATGAACGCGGCACCCTGCAACGGGGTGGCAGCCTCGACAGTCGCGGCACGGTGCAAATCGAAGGCCGGAACGTGCGCCTGCAAGGGGTGCAAGGCAAGGCTGAGGCGTTCGAACTGGCTGCCATCGGCGGCGAGCTGATCCTGGAATCCGCCGTTTCCGATGAGCAACGCGACAACAAATCCCTGACCGCCGGGCTGGGCGCCAGCCTCACCCGCAGCGCTGACTCGTCGAACAACGGCTCGGGCCTGTTCGTCCGGGCGAAAGGCGGCATCGACCAGCTCGACAGCCAGACCCACGACAACACGCGCCTGGTGGCTGACCGGGTGCAGCTCGACAGCCGGGGCGATACCCGACTGCTGGGCGCCACCGTCACGGCCGGCGAGGTCAGCGGCCGGATCGGCGGTGACCTGGTGGTCGAGAGCCGGCAAGATCAGGTACAGGCATTGACACTGAACCTGGATGCGCAACTGACCACCGAGAAAAACCCGTCCGGCGGGATTGATAAGGCAAGCGTTGCCGCCGGCCCGTTCGGTGGCACCGTGAAAAACACCGGCAAAAAACTCTACGAAAAAGCCGCCGACAAGACCCAGGCGCTCAAGGACAAGTTGCTGGCCAGAAGTACTGGCAGCCCGGGCGCCTCTCGGGACCGATTCAAGGACCTGCTGTTCCAGAACCCGAAAAACCGCGATGTCACCCCGACCCTGCTGGCGGACTTCAGCCGCACCCGCAACGACACCGTGGCCGAGGCGTCCGGGATCCGGGGCCGTGACGGTGTGGATTTGCAGGTGGCGGGCGGCGTCGACCTGCTGGGCGCGCGGATAGGCTCCAGCGGTGGCACCGTGGACTTGGGTGGCGCGTCAGTCACCGGCAAGGATTTGAGTGGCCGCGACCAGCGCACCGACCTGGGCATCAACGCCTCAGCCTCCCCGTTGCTGCTGGGCCTGGCGCTGAACAAGGCGTTCACCAAAGAACGTGACCCGCAAAGCCTGGCCGACGAGCAATTCGATACCGGCCTGCTGCGTACCGGCGGGCACGACCAACGCCAATTACTGACCAGCGGGGTTGATCAAAAAGGCCGCTGACAGCGGCACGCAAGCGGTGCAGCCCCGGTACCGGGGCTGCCCTCTAACGAGCTTTTAAAACAAGCGTATGTTTTTTCATTGACAGCTTCCCGGCATCCTCATAACCTCGCCAGACTTTCAACGTACCGGGAAAACGGACGTGGGCAGCATCTACCTGATTCGACATGGCCAGGCCTCCTTCGGTGCAGACGACTACGACGTGCTGTCGCCCATCGGTGTGCAACAGGCGCAAGTGCTCGGCAGCCACCTGGCGGAACTGGGCCTGAGCTTTGACCGTTGCGTGTCCGGTGACCTGCGTCGCCAGCAGCATACGGCCACCGCCGCCTTCGAACAGTACAGCGCCCTTGGCCTGCCGGTACCGCCGCTGGAAATCGACAGCGCGTTCAACGAATTCGATGCAGAGGCAATCATTCGCGCCCTGCTCCCGGACTTGCTGCACAGCGAACCCGAAGCCCTGCACATCCTGCGTAACGCCGCGCAAAACCGCGGCGAGTTCCAGCGCATCTTTTCCCTGATTGTCGAACGCTGGCTGGCCGGCACCTACGACCCGCCGGGCCTGGAAAGCTGGCTGGGGTTTGTCGAACGGGTGCAGGGTGGCCTGCAACGCCTGCTCGAAGCCGCCGACAGCAGTGACAAGATCGCCGTGTTCACCTCCGGCGGCACCATCACTGCCCTGCTCCACCTGATTACCCGAATGCCGGCCGCACAGGCCTTCGAACTGAACTGGCAAATTGTTAACACCTCGCTCAACCACCTGAAATTCCGTGGTCGCGAGGTGGCACTGGCTTCCTTCAACAGTCATACCCACTTGCAACTGTTGAAGGCGCCGCAGCTCATCACCTTCCGATGAATTGCGGCCAACCGTGACCCCAAGGTCACTGGACTCACCATAAAAGGATCGAAACCATGACTGACGTAGCTAAAGCCGTAGAAGCAATGAAAGCCAAATTCAACCCAGCCGCTGCCGACGGCCTGGATCTGGTGTTCGGTTTCCGCATCGACGACACCCAGAACTTCTCGCTGGTTGTGAAAAACAACACCTGCGAACTGCTGGAAGGTGAAAACCCGGACGCCCAGGTCACCCTGGTGATGGACGCCGAAACCATGAAAGGCATCGTCAGCGGCGAAACCGACGGCATGCAAGCGTTCATGGGCGGCAAACTGCGCACTGAAGGCGACATGATGCTGGCCATGAAATTGAGCGAGCTGTTCCCGGCCTGATCAGGGTAACCCTGACCAGACCAAGTGAGTTTGTGTGGGAGCCAGGCTTGCCCGCGATAGCATCACCTCGGTGCAACTGATTCACCGAGGCGTCTGCATCGCAGGCAAGCCAGCTCCCACATAAGCCCCACATTTTGATCGTGTTGTTTTCAGGTTTTTGGCTGCAACAACAACGCCACCAACGCACTCCACCCCGTCTGATGCGACGCCCCCAACCCCCGCCCGGTCTCCCCATGAAAATACTCATGGAACAACACCAGGTCGCGGCTCGCCGGGTCGGCCTCCAACTGCGCATATCCCACCATCGACGGCCTTGAACCGTTTTCATCTCGCAGAAACAAGCGCGTCAGCCGTTGACTCAGACCGTCTGCCACCTCCTCCAGCGACGCCAGGTACCCACTCCCCGCCGGGTACTCCACCGAGAAATTGTCGGCGTAGTAGCGATGAAATTCCCGCAGCGACTCAATCAGCATGTAATTGACCGGCATCCACAACGGCCCACGCCAATTGGAGTTGCCGCCGTACAGCCGTGAGTCAGACTCCGCCGGTTCATAGCGGGCGCACAGGGTGTTGCCATTCATCTTCAGCGCCAGCGGTTCCTCGGCAAAGGCTTTGGATAGCGAGCGCACCCCAAACGTGGAGAGAAACTCGGACTCATCCAGCATGCGCCGCAGCAAGTCCTTGGTGCGCTCGCCCCGCAACAGCGCCAGCAACAGGCGATTACCCTGCCCCGGCTCGTTCCAGCGCGATACCAACTTGGCCAGGTCGGGCCGGTGCTTCATAAAGCCCAGCAGACGCTCACGCAGCCCTTCCAGGCCTTCATGCTCGCGCTGCTCCAGCACCAGCACCGCAAACAGCGGCATCAGCCCGACGATGGAACGCAGCCGCACCGGTTCGCTTTCACCGCCGGGACGGTGCAGCACGTCGTAGAAAAACTGGTCCTGTTCATCCCACAGGCCTTCGTCACCGTTGTCCACGCGGTTGATCGCGCCAGCGATGTACAGGAAGTGCTCGAAAAACTTCACCGCGATGTCCACGTACACGACGTTGCGCTTGGCCAACTCCAGGCCGATGCGCATCAGGTCCAACGCATACGCGGCCACCCACGCCGTGCCGTCCGCCTGGTCCAACTGATAACCCGGCGGCAAATCAGCCGAGCGGTCGAACAGCGCAATGTTGTCCAGCCCGAGGAAACCACCCTGGAACAGGTTGCGGCCCTCGGCGTCCTTGCGGTTGACCCACCAGGAAAAATTCAGCAGCAGCTTGTGGAAAATCCGCTCGAGGAAATCCATGTCGCCCAC
Proteins encoded:
- a CDS encoding SCP2 sterol-binding domain-containing protein, with the translated sequence MTDVAKAVEAMKAKFNPAAADGLDLVFGFRIDDTQNFSLVVKNNTCELLEGENPDAQVTLVMDAETMKGIVSGETDGMQAFMGGKLRTEGDMMLAMKLSELFPA
- a CDS encoding hemagglutinin repeat-containing protein; protein product: MKTITHAPPAALKPCQTLRWMVCGLVFVHYIQPAMAASGATVTVTMAASTPQAPIPAPGGATVSTQQGVPVVNIVAPNATGLSHNQFLNYDVERQGLVLNNSTAAGQSQLAGQLGANPQFNGRDASLILNEVISRNASRINGPQEIFGRAADYVLANPNGINVNGASFINTPRAAFVVGSPEFEDGRLARLTTFDARNELIVGDRGLSNMAGAIDLIAPRIDVNGSIDARSDLNVIMGFNQVAYEDRRIEQVRQPARPPVDAQLFGAMQAGRINIISTADGAGVKVAAPLLAMADLTVASAGNLEITGSIRPDSLNANRTLLNSDTGDVQLQAKDDLVLTATDVSARTIDASAGGDLRLDALTSSRKTEQRENWNKKFLFITTETYDKKTTDTRTQQHGSNLTATADLSLKAGKNIELKASTASAGATLQAEAGKDLRLSALNDAKETRETLNHRKNLWRGDYDKTEKIETARSSSLTSGGAMQLSSQQDLQVLGSEVVSQGDLTIDAGGKVDIGTTRVVQESWQKDYEGDLLSGSFFGENLKDERNEDLVVGSLVEANGTLRLRSENVAISGSQVVGEKDALLVSTSGALSIDGAQNRVTSDKSVTDSKLFGLLKDQTRERKNTATQVRSQVQSRSNLRLQSASDLNVVGSDVSAQGRLELQAEADINLLAGKNTAQTLTETDQHGFSASAGETKEAGPGIKGSEQYQAGINYNQKQTITTEDTLTHEGSQLTGASVDINAGNNLLVKGSDITATDGDLNLAAPSIELLSEADKSLLAVEENSLSLGQFYTGGMDRAGGGWQVDKDKDVTTTDTSTVQSSQLSAAGNINVIAGEGQGQLITEAAKVKAGGELNVSAGTLENRAVYDSVAETREVDHWSVSVGANIEYKDVTRPIKKVVDGIDQTKVYQPSVLDALDPPNAGIDLAVNVLDSRAESGSTTAVVSEFEGASVNVQVDGALTDTGTRYVATDGTLAITAGSHGFAAAENTTFSRDKGTDVDTALRVYTTTGSDINARVLGSGGSFDLRQATGTAVPGSLEGKYGIQVQLGTDGRYEGTRFDAGQGDLKIRTPGSLSFTEARDWQTSDETTLGGFGWVEAGTSPNTLKKANAGGQLDKAWLVVEDTQGRGASLFAEGLTEIVAGQDLTLHGAQIGSAERNNGDVRLKAGGDVELLAGVDTYSAAGGNLGGGARASVKATQSDTASGTSGGFGLQGGVGSIDERGTLQRGGSLDSRGTVQIEGRNVRLQGVQGKAEAFELAAIGGELILESAVSDEQRDNKSLTAGLGASLTRSADSSNNGSGLFVRAKGGIDQLDSQTHDNTRLVADRVQLDSRGDTRLLGATVTAGEVSGRIGGDLVVESRQDQVQALTLNLDAQLTTEKNPSGGIDKASVAAGPFGGTVKNTGKKLYEKAADKTQALKDKLLARSTGSPGASRDRFKDLLFQNPKNRDVTPTLLADFSRTRNDTVAEASGIRGRDGVDLQVAGGVDLLGARIGSSGGTVDLGGASVTGKDLSGRDQRTDLGINASASPLLLGLALNKAFTKERDPQSLADEQFDTGLLRTGGHDQRQLLTSGVDQKGR
- a CDS encoding histidine phosphatase family protein, coding for MGSIYLIRHGQASFGADDYDVLSPIGVQQAQVLGSHLAELGLSFDRCVSGDLRRQQHTATAAFEQYSALGLPVPPLEIDSAFNEFDAEAIIRALLPDLLHSEPEALHILRNAAQNRGEFQRIFSLIVERWLAGTYDPPGLESWLGFVERVQGGLQRLLEAADSSDKIAVFTSGGTITALLHLITRMPAAQAFELNWQIVNTSLNHLKFRGREVALASFNSHTHLQLLKAPQLITFR
- a CDS encoding ShlB/FhaC/HecB family hemolysin secretion/activation protein; its protein translation is MYSRHCNIPYQIRTSWMLTALAIVLIAPTPTLAADPRAQELERRTREQLELEQRLRLLERSGPLSPQAAPGPPPPLPVEPCWQVRGLRLQGNTLISLAQINARLQPLMSDCMSVTRINQLLTALTALYADAGFIASRPYLAQRPQDGQSLDVIIEEGFVESIELAAPDLPISLRGAFPGMLGKPLQLRELEQGLDQLNRLRSLDLTADVAPGSLPGGSRLLIRPRTSAAPIGAVVSYNNRGTEYIGRNNGALTLTYDSPLGLNDFVALSTSTTLDQTSAYSRSQSLYYNIPYGFWTLALSAGHSQYRYPVELPSQTVRANGQTRQYSLSLNRLLWRDQGTLLNGMLRLSSKRSQSYFADQYLAIQSPSLTVAEASLSLLKISDGLWNSTFSYAQGLDWLGADRDEERLSPALPRAQFRKYRADVSYWRQGRDGQWSWNSQLALQYSPDPLPSLEQMLLTDDYAVRGFRQDLVQAANGAVWRNTLSLPRRLGTQWTLSPRVGLDVGWSKQVTGAEGQRLAGANIGVGLSTRDWQLDLDYQRRLYGPPPSSHEPGFWRLELSLQI